GATTCCAACGGAGGACCTCCCGAAAATCTTCAATCGCTTCTATCGGACCGACAATGCCAGGACCCACACCAAGAAAGGGACTGGTTTGGGACTGGCCATCTGCGCCTGGATCGCCGAGTCGCACAAGGGGCGGATCGACGTGCAGAGCCATGTGGGGCGAGGCTCCACCTTCACGGTCACGCTTCCGCTGGCCAGGGCCTCGGCTTAGCCGCTTCTAATATCAACTTAATCGCCTTCTCATAGCCGGTTGTTACGCTCTCTCGCAAGTGGAAAGAGAGGCTGCGCGGCTCCCTGTCGAGTGCAAGCTCGCAACGCCGGCAGGCAACCAGTGATGGAAAGGAGGACCTATGTCAACGCAGAGATATCGCATGGTGGGGTTCGTGCTCGGTCTCGGACTGCTGAGCACGCTCCTCTTTTTAGCGGGCAACCATTCCCTCCCGCTCTCGCACGCGTCAAATCCCGGTTCGGCCGGCTCGGTTGGGGGAGCGACGACCGTGCCGGCGGCCGTCCAAGCTCCGGCTGCCGGCTTTACCGACGTGGCCCAGCGGGTGACTCCGGCGGTCGTCAACATCGTCACCGTCATGACGGAGAAGATTGCGGACGGCGCAGCCTCGCCGGACGGGCTGCGCGATCGTATGGATGAATTTTTCGGCCAACCCTTCGGTCCGCGCCGCGGGCCGCAGGGGCCCGGCTTCCCGAATCCGTGGGAGCCTCCCGGCCCGCGAGGCGGTCAAGGGTCCGGGGTCATCATTTCGTCGGACGGCTACATCCTGACCAACCATCACGTGATCGACCGCGCACGCGAAGTGACCGTCACGCTGCCCGATAAGCGCGAGTTCAAGGGCCGGATCGTCGGCACCGACCCCAAAACCGATCTCGCGGTGGTCAAGATCGACGCGCAGAACCTGCCCACGATTCCCTGGGGCGACGCCGCCAAACTGCAGGTCGGCGAATACGTTTTGGCGGTCGGCAACCCCTTCGGCTTGAACTCGACCGTGACGCTCGGCATCGTGAGCGCCGTCGGGCGCGGACACATGGGCATCACGCAGTATGAGGACTTTATCCAGACGGACGCCGCGATCAATCCGGGCAATTCCGGCGGCGCCCTGGTGAACACTCGCGGCGAACTCGTCGGCATCAACACCGCGATCTTCTCGCAGAGCGGCGGGTACCAAGGCGTGGGCTTCGCCGTCTCGACGACGATGGCCAAACCGGTTTATGAAAGTCTGGTCAAAACCGGCACGGTCGTCCGCGGGTATCTTGGAGTCGGCATCCAGGACCTGAATCAAGACCTGGCCAAGTCGTTCCGCCTCACAGACTCCAGGGGCGCGCTGGTGAACGAGGTGAAAGAGGGGAGCCCGGCGGACCAAGCCGGTCTCAAACAGGGCGACGTCATCCTTGAATATCAAGGGATGCCGGTGGAGGACGCGGTCGTGTTGCAGCGTCTGGTCACTCGCACGCCGGTGGGGGCCAAGGCGCCGGTGAAGATCTTCCGGGACGGCCGTGAGCGGGAACTGACCATCACGATCGGAGAACAACCGGACCACACGAAGGTCGCCCGAGTGGAAACCGCGGAACGAGACGTCGCCTTTGCGGGCGCGGCCGTGCAGGACCTCGATCGGGAGACGGCCAGGGAACTGGGGCTCACCGGAAAGACGCAGGGCGTCGTGGTGACCGACGTCGAGCCGGACAGCGGCGCCCAAAAGGCGGGGCTTCTGCCGGGCGACGTCATCAAGGAGATCAACCGGCGGCCGGTCCGGTCGGTCAAGGATTTCGAAAAGCTCTCCTCGGAAGTGAAAAAGGGGGAGAACGTGCTCATCCTGATCACCAGGCGCGGCGCGTCCCTCTTTCTCTCGGCCAAAGTCTGAGCGCCGACGACATCAGGGCGCGGGCCGTTCGGCCCGCGCCCTCGTTCCCGCCTCCCAAGAACCGCAACCGACACTAAGATGACCAGCCCACGTCGTGGAGCCGATACCGGCCGAGGCCGAAACTCGTGCCTTTGCCGGCGTGGGCGACCTCGCCCAGACGAAGCAGCGGCAGAAACGGAGCCAGCGGTCCCTCGAAAACGACGGTGCCGGTCACGCCTCCCAATTCCATTTCCGTCCGTTGACGGGAAGAATACCGGGTCCAATCCGACCAGGTCAGCGACGAAGACACGGTCCGCACCTCCTGGGCCAGCGCAATCCAGTCACGGAAGGCGACGATCGAGGGATCGCCGCCGCAGTGGAAATACGAGAGATGCGCGAGGCGTCGTAGGAGCGATCGGATGAGCACGTGAAAATCCAGCCTGGCGGCGAGGTGCTCCCGGTACCGAATGCGCAGAGGAGAGAGAATTTCGATTGCGACCCGTTGCGAGAGAGCCGGCTCACCGGCCTCCGGAGGAACGCGCGGCAGGATTCTTCGTTCGGTGAAGGCCTCGACGCCCCGCAACGTTCGCTCGTCGGCGCCATACACAGGGTGCCGATGACCGTCCAGCCGGCCATCCACCGTGACGAGCGACGCCGTCGTCCGCCGACCTCCCAGACCGGCGCGTCCCATCCGTTCCAACGCAAAAATGAAGTGGGGAAGCCACGCTACCGTTCTCCCGAACAGGGTCAGCCCGAGTTCAACGGTCTGCCCGGCCCCGATGGTTCGCCCGCCCTCCGGCGGGATCAACACGAAGGGGTGAGGCGCCGCCGGATATTTGCGCATGATCTTCGCGTCCGCGGGAGGCGGCGTCTCAAACACCCACGGATACACGCACCGGTCGCGCAAGGCACAGGGGGGACAGTCGTGAGCGCGCGTGACACAGACCGCCTGCATCAACGCCCAGCCGAAGGAGCCGCGGAACAGGGACCCGGCATAGACAGGGAGCGCAAGCGGGCCGTCGAGTCGAAAGGTCGCGGTGAAACGGCCGAATGAAAGGGGCAAGCCCGTCGCATGACCGTGGTCACGGGGACAGGAATCGATCACGGCAGCATCACCATGGCGCCGTCCGGCGTCCGGTCTCCTGATCCGAGCGAGGCGATGGGTTGATCGGACGGCAGCGGGTAAATTCTGACGTCGTCGGCCTTGGCGTCGATCAGCTCCGCCAAGCGTTCGATCGCGTCCGCTCGTTCGGGCCAGGTCCATGAACAGAGAAAGACGGAATACTGCATCGGCACGCCCACCCCCTTGAGGTAGCGATGCACGCGGGCCAAGCGACCCTCGTCGGCAATGTCATAGCAAACCAGGTAGCGCGTTTGCATCAGAGAATCCTTATGGCTCCCGCAAGAGCTCCCCGTACTGATCAAGCAGCCGGCCGAGCAGGCGCACAAGACGGGATCGGTGCCGCTCGAAACTCTCGGCCACGTCGAGAGACAAGGCGGCGCCGGTTTGATCGGCAAGACGTCCCTGCTCCAGCCAAAGCCGGTCGGCATCCGCGCGGATCGCCATCGCGCAATCCTTGACGAACCCCAACGACTCCCCGCGATGGATGACGCCGACGTGCGGGTCCCAGCCCGTTTCGGCGATCCGGTCCAGGATCAAGGTATCGACGGCCGCGTGAAAGAGGCGACGTTGACGAAGAGCGGCGCCGCGTAGACGGCCGAGACGCTGGACCCATTGTTCATAATCCATGGTCCGCACGCCGTGTCGTCTCCAGCGAGCGGCAATCACGGCATCCAGGCCGGTCGCCAAGGCCAGCCGTCGCCCCCGTTCCCAGGCCCGTAACCAGCTTGAAACCCGTTCTTGCACGGAGGGGTTCTCGATCATCCCGACCTGAAGCCCTCGGCGGGCAAAGAGGCCGGAAGCGCAACTCACGACCATCGCCATTGGTTGCCCGTTTCGACCGACCAGCGTGACCGGCACTCCCCGCTCGGCGAAGGCCGTCAGGCTCTCGGTGTCGAGCGCGACGTTCCCCGCAATGAGCACGCGCCGAATCAATCGCACCGGCACTCGGCGACCGGCCGAGCCAGGCTGTTCGATCCAGAGTGACGGTCCGTCACGGCGGACGGACAGCCCGGGCCGTTCATTGAGAAAGAGAGTCCGATCCATCGTTCACCAACCGCCTGGCCAAGGCCTCGACCGTCTCCCGCAGGCGAGGTCGATGTTGCGCCATCCACTGGTCATAGGCCTGGTAGTAATGGCCGCGCGCCGCTTTCTTGAGCGAACAGCCGGGCCGGTCCTGATCCGAGGCGAAGTTTCGCGCTTCGAACTGTCGCTCGCGGAACAGCATCCAGACCCAGTGATCGATCACCGGCCGAAAGGGCTCCAACAAGTCGCACGCGAGCGACTCGCGGCCATAGTCGATCTCGTGATAGAAGCCGATCAAGGGATCCAACCCGATCAGCTCGCACTCGCGAACCCATTCCCAGTGGGCGAGGGTGTAGGTCAACGACAAGAGCGCATTGACCGGATCGCGAGGCGGCCGCCGTTCCCGCCCTCCGAACGCCAGGCTTGCGGGAAACAGGGACGGCAACGCGGCGAAGTATGCCGCCGCCGCACCCCCTTCCAATCCACGGAGCCGTTCCAGCGTCTCAGCGCCGGTGACTTTCGCCATGGTCTCCTTGATGACGGTGGCGGCGTGGAGCAACCCGGCCCGCCGGTCTGGTCGGACATCCGCCGTCTCCATGAGGAACGATGCCTGGCCGTCGAGCTTGGCTGTGATCCATTCCCTCGCCAGAGCCAGGGCCATCGGACTCCGATAGGCATCGTATTGAGCGACACGCAGCCGGGCATGATTATGCAGGCGACCGATCACGCGGCCGCGGAACGAGAGGCTGCGCCCTGACAAAAACAGCACGGAGATCCCTTGCTCCGCCAGACGGTGCAGCAGGGCCGTCTCGACCGTCTGCCGGCCGATCACCACGAGCCGGTCCACCGGCGCGAGCGGCACCATGCCGTCCCGTTCGCCGTTCACATAGACCGCCAAGGCTCCGCCGTCCAGCCGAAGTTCCGCGTCTGTTCTGTCCAGATAGACGGTGCCGCCCATTGATCTGCCGCCTCAGTGTGTCTTTTGGAGATTGGCCCCGAGTCCCACAGGCTCCTGAATACGCCGGCTTCGCGACTCTCGCAAGCGCGGAAACGTTGCGGCAGGTGCCCGGCAAGATACAGTTGTATCCTTTTGAATGCCCAAACGATTCGCAAGGGCGGAAACAAAGTGATAAGCGGTCGGCTTTCTTCCCGCCCATCGACCTCCATGCCGTCATAGGCCAAAACTGGCACTTATATTGCCCCCAATCCTGCTCATTCTTGCTGCTTGT
This sequence is a window from Candidatus Nitrospira inopinata. Protein-coding genes within it:
- a CDS encoding DegQ family serine endoprotease; this encodes MSTQRYRMVGFVLGLGLLSTLLFLAGNHSLPLSHASNPGSAGSVGGATTVPAAVQAPAAGFTDVAQRVTPAVVNIVTVMTEKIADGAASPDGLRDRMDEFFGQPFGPRRGPQGPGFPNPWEPPGPRGGQGSGVIISSDGYILTNHHVIDRAREVTVTLPDKREFKGRIVGTDPKTDLAVVKIDAQNLPTIPWGDAAKLQVGEYVLAVGNPFGLNSTVTLGIVSAVGRGHMGITQYEDFIQTDAAINPGNSGGALVNTRGELVGINTAIFSQSGGYQGVGFAVSTTMAKPVYESLVKTGTVVRGYLGVGIQDLNQDLAKSFRLTDSRGALVNEVKEGSPADQAGLKQGDVILEYQGMPVEDAVVLQRLVTRTPVGAKAPVKIFRDGRERELTITIGEQPDHTKVARVETAERDVAFAGAAVQDLDRETARELGLTGKTQGVVVTDVEPDSGAQKAGLLPGDVIKEINRRPVRSVKDFEKLSSEVKKGENVLILITRRGASLFLSAKV
- the cas6 gene encoding CRISPR system precrRNA processing endoribonuclease RAMP protein Cas6 → MIDSCPRDHGHATGLPLSFGRFTATFRLDGPLALPVYAGSLFRGSFGWALMQAVCVTRAHDCPPCALRDRCVYPWVFETPPPADAKIMRKYPAAPHPFVLIPPEGGRTIGAGQTVELGLTLFGRTVAWLPHFIFALERMGRAGLGGRRTTASLVTVDGRLDGHRHPVYGADERTLRGVEAFTERRILPRVPPEAGEPALSQRVAIEILSPLRIRYREHLAARLDFHVLIRSLLRRLAHLSYFHCGGDPSIVAFRDWIALAQEVRTVSSSLTWSDWTRYSSRQRTEMELGGVTGTVVFEGPLAPFLPLLRLGEVAHAGKGTSFGLGRYRLHDVGWSS
- the cas2 gene encoding CRISPR-associated endonuclease Cas2, which produces MQTRYLVCYDIADEGRLARVHRYLKGVGVPMQYSVFLCSWTWPERADAIERLAELIDAKADDVRIYPLPSDQPIASLGSGDRTPDGAMVMLP
- a CDS encoding CRISPR-associated endonuclease Cas1, coding for MDRTLFLNERPGLSVRRDGPSLWIEQPGSAGRRVPVRLIRRVLIAGNVALDTESLTAFAERGVPVTLVGRNGQPMAMVVSCASGLFARRGLQVGMIENPSVQERVSSWLRAWERGRRLALATGLDAVIAARWRRHGVRTMDYEQWVQRLGRLRGAALRQRRLFHAAVDTLILDRIAETGWDPHVGVIHRGESLGFVKDCAMAIRADADRLWLEQGRLADQTGAALSLDVAESFERHRSRLVRLLGRLLDQYGELLREP
- the cas1 gene encoding CRISPR-associated endonuclease Cas1, whose product is MGGTVYLDRTDAELRLDGGALAVYVNGERDGMVPLAPVDRLVVIGRQTVETALLHRLAEQGISVLFLSGRSLSFRGRVIGRLHNHARLRVAQYDAYRSPMALALAREWITAKLDGQASFLMETADVRPDRRAGLLHAATVIKETMAKVTGAETLERLRGLEGGAAAAYFAALPSLFPASLAFGGRERRPPRDPVNALLSLTYTLAHWEWVRECELIGLDPLIGFYHEIDYGRESLACDLLEPFRPVIDHWVWMLFRERQFEARNFASDQDRPGCSLKKAARGHYYQAYDQWMAQHRPRLRETVEALARRLVNDGSDSLSQ